The DNA region GCACACGCGCGTTTGCCATATGATGTGATGTACCAAGTCATTCAAGAAAAATATCCGGATTACATACCGGCTTTTGAGACAATACGCCACGCCAAAAAAGCGCATCTATTTAATATGTTCATTATGAAACAAAGGGCCTTTCAACAGTATACGGACTTTTTATTTGGTGTTTTATTTGAGGTTGAGCAGCGAATCGATTTTTCAGAGTTAACTGGGCAAGATCAACGGGCATTAGGGTTCTTGGGAGAACGTCTCATGGACGTTTGGCTCTTGAAAAATCAGATGACTTATCAGGAGTTTCCCGTAGTTACAACGGAAAAAACGAATTGGTTAGTTAAAGGGTGGCATTTTTTAAAACGGCATTTTGGGCAACGACAACAAGCAAAGACACATTTTTAAAAGGGGAACAACATGACGACAAGCGCAGTTATTGTGACATATAATCGCTTACCGATGTTAAAAGAGGCAATTGCCGCATTACAGAATTCGGCTACACCGGTTGAACATATTATCGTGGTTGATAATCATTCCAATGCTGATACGCAGGCATATTTGACGAGTTTAGGCGATACGATTGATTATCTTCGTTTGGATGAAAATATTGGTGGTGCAGGTGGCTTTAATCGTGGTATTCGTTATTTTATGACAAATACAGACGATGATTTTGTATGGTTAATGGACGATGATACAATGCCCCATGCGGATACTTTGACTAATTTATTAGCGTTTGCGCAACTAGCGCATGATTTTGGTTTTTTGGCTTCAGATGTTCGTTGGACTGATGGTCATCGTGCAAAAATGAATAATCCTGCGCCTAAAAACCGGATGAAAAAAATTCCAGAAGACGCAACTCAGCCAGAAGAATTGATGAATGCAACTTTTGTCAGTCTACTCATGTCTCGTAAAATCGTGGCTGAAATTGGATTGCCAATTTCGGAATTCTTTATTTGGGGCGATGATATCGAGTATACAGAGCGTGCGGCGCGAGTTGCGCCAGGATATTTTATTCCAGCAGCAAAGGTTACACATAAAATGGCAAGTAATGTTGGCTCGAATGTTATGACTGATTCTTTAGATCGTTTGCCTAGATATTTTTATTCGTATCGAAATAAAGTGTATTATGGGGCAAAAAGACATTTTGTTGGGCATGTGAAGTCAAATGTGCGTATTTTGTTAGAGGCTTTGCAAGTGATGCTCAAACCAGGGATTGATCATCGTGGTCAACGCCTTAAGGTTTTATTT from Weissella diestrammenae includes:
- a CDS encoding glycosyltransferase family 2 protein; the protein is MTTSAVIVTYNRLPMLKEAIAALQNSATPVEHIIVVDNHSNADTQAYLTSLGDTIDYLRLDENIGGAGGFNRGIRYFMTNTDDDFVWLMDDDTMPHADTLTNLLAFAQLAHDFGFLASDVRWTDGHRAKMNNPAPKNRMKKIPEDATQPEELMNATFVSLLMSRKIVAEIGLPISEFFIWGDDIEYTERAARVAPGYFIPAAKVTHKMASNVGSNVMTDSLDRLPRYFYSYRNKVYYGAKRHFVGHVKSNVRILLEALQVMLKPGIDHRGQRLKVLFAGVKAGWHFKPLVEHINNEQKI
- a CDS encoding DUF4422 domain-containing protein encodes the protein MEITILVAAHRAYPMPEDKIYQPIEVGADLHESHIPRFTLDNTGENISAVNSFYNELTATYWAKHNLQSQDVIGLAHYRRFLGRRMGHRYRDLLTDNDITKALSQVDVLLPRQRNYVIETQEQHYLNAHARLPYDVMYQVIQEKYPDYIPAFETIRHAKKAHLFNMFIMKQRAFQQYTDFLFGVLFEVEQRIDFSELTGQDQRALGFLGERLMDVWLLKNQMTYQEFPVVTTEKTNWLVKGWHFLKRHFGQRQQAKTHF